In Tachyglossus aculeatus isolate mTacAcu1 chromosome 25, mTacAcu1.pri, whole genome shotgun sequence, the sequence aagtacttagtacagtgctctgcacacagtaagcgctcaataaatacgattgattgattgattggtccagtggatagagcccgggcctggaaatcagaaggacctgagttctaaatccagctctgtcacttgtctgctgggtgacatccaGCAAATCaccctacttctctgtgcctcagttgcctcaaccgtaaaatggggagtagattgggagccccgtgtgagcCCATAGACtgcgtccaagctgattagcttgtatcaatcccagtgcttagtacagtgcctggcacatactaagtgcttaaaaaataccataaaaaaagcacttggtagagtacaaaagagttggtagacatactccctacccacgacgagcttacagtctaaagatttAAGTTTTATTATATTACGACAACATATCATTTATTTAATGAGGTGAGTTGTTTCATTAGATGATCAATTTATTGTGTAACCTTATTGTTTTTAGAATCATTTGTATTCTTGTTAGAATAATTTTAGCCTGATTTGAAACTGTCGTTCCTTTTTTACTTTCCATAGGTGCCATCTGCATCCCTTTGTATATCCCGTACACCCTGAGGAAAACATGGTCGTTCGGAAGAGAGCTCTGTAAATTCTGGCTGGTTATCGACTACCTCAGTTGCACGGCTTCAGCCTTTAACATTGTCCTCATCAGCTACGATCGCTACCAGTCAGTCTATAATGCTGTAAGTGGAACTTGTGAACGCTCACTTTTCCTGCCCGGGACTTCAAACCCACAGAAATCCTCTTGGCTCAACGAATTCCAAGTGACTGAAAGCAGGATTatgggggtggtatttgttaataatcagTGTGGTCCTtgctaagcacttgttaagctggggtagatatcagcgcttaggacagtgctttgcacgcagtaagcacttaacaaatgccattatatatataatatacattatataaatgcattatatatataaatgtatatacatacactgTATATATAACattttatatgtttatataaCATAAACATGTTAAAACATGTTTATATATAAACATAaaacattatatatataatatttatatatatatacacacacacacaaggtaatcaggttgccccacatagggctcacagtcttcatccccattttacagatgagggaactgaggcacagagaagttaagggacatgcctaaagtcacacagctgacaagtggaggatccaggattagaacccaggtccttctgattcccggccccgtgccctatccactaggcaacactgctttgacgcctgtgaatatgtatatattttatatgtatatatatgtatatatatgtgtatatgtgtttgtacatatttgttactctatttatttattttacttgtacatatctattttatttattttattttgttagtatgtttcgtttcgttctctgtctcccccttttagactgtgagcccactgttgagtagggactgtctctatgtgttgccaacttgtacttcccaagtgcttagtacagtgctctgcacacagtaagcactcaataaatacaattgatgatgatgatgatgaatttcccTCTTCAGGTGTCTTACTGGAACCACCAAGGTGCAACCGCCAGAGCCGTGGTCCAGTTGGCCGCAGTGTGGATCTTAGCGTTCGCCGTGCACGGCCCTGCCATTATGTTCTGGGACTACGTCGTAGAGGTCGGCCCGGTTGTGAATGGGACCTGCAGAGCCCAATTCCACTCCAACTGGCACTTCCTCATGTGTGTTTCCATCTTGGACTTTGCGGTCCCAACCCTCTCCGTGGCTTACTTCAACACGCAGATCTACCGGAGCATCCGCAAGAGAAGCCAGAGGAGCGCGGCCGAAGACCCCggccctctccccgcctcctcccccacctgcctCGGGGGGCCGGCGAGGCTCGCTCACTTTTTGAGGTCAATCCCGCTCGCGTTGGGGCAGCGGACGCAGACTCCTCATCTGGACTCCGAGGGCCAAGAGGAGGGCCTTCGTCACTCCTCGGAAACCCATTCCCCTTCTTTCGGAGCCCTTTCTCTGGCCCCTTCCCGGTGTGACACCAGATCCCATTTTAAACTGCTCAGGGACAGGAAGACGGCCCGGTCCCTGGCCGTTATATTGGTGGCTTTTGCCATCTGCTGGGCTCCCTATTCCCTGTTCACCATCATCCGTGCGGCCAGCAGGAAGCTTGAGTTTGACCCATGGTACGATTTCGTGTTTTGGCTCCAGTGGGTAAATTCTTCTCTTAATCCTTTCCTGTACCCACTTTGCCACAAGAAGTTTCGGAAAGCTTTTCTGAAAGTCCTGTCCTACAGACGGGTGGTCAACTCTGTCACTCCCAGATAGATTGAACGGAGGGAAGTTTAATCTCACCCTGGCAAACTCAATTCACTTCGGAGTACCGGATCGCTTCTCAACTCTCCAGCCCAGCTCTATCCATTGCAAGGAGATAtaatgacttttcattcattcagtcgtatttgttgagcgcttactgtatgcagagacttTTCAAATTACAGCGCTGAATAATTCTTTAGGAAATGAAAGATTGACGCTTTTTGTTGAAATAGACATCATTTCTGCTAACGCGTTTGAAAAGAAAGATGCCAATTCATCTTTGTCACCCAtcagttcttttttttaatggtatttgttgagcacttactaagcaacaaacattgttctaagctctgggatagatacaagttaatcaggccattTTTAGATTCGGTccctcacggggttcacagttgaaGTTGGAAAGAAGTCAGGTATTGCTGCTTGCCTTCACATCGACCCAGCCCGTTTTCACCTAAACACTGGCCTCCTCACTCTCAAAGACCCAAAGACTTGCATATCgttcaaccatctcctctgggTATCTCCCGATTAAGTAGTTACGGCTGTTGGGTACATTGCCTACAAAGATTAAACCACACTGACTCCACCGC encodes:
- the LOC119945396 gene encoding histamine H4 receptor-like, yielding MSVDNASVFQEEMPTFHRNFNSPSAGLSLKFSTRTSALLVITVLLALITVLGNALVVIAFAVDKNLRHRSNYLFLSLAISDFLVGAICIPLYIPYTLRKTWSFGRELCKFWLVIDYLSCTASAFNIVLISYDRYQSVYNAVSYWNHQGATARAVVQLAAVWILAFAVHGPAIMFWDYVVEVGPVVNGTCRAQFHSNWHFLMCVSILDFAVPTLSVAYFNTQIYRSIRKRSQRSAAEDPGPLPASSPTCLGGPARLAHFLRSIPLALGQRTQTPHLDSEGQEEGLRHSSETHSPSFGALSLAPSRCDTRSHFKLLRDRKTARSLAVILVAFAICWAPYSLFTIIRAASRKLEFDPWYDFVFWLQWVNSSLNPFLYPLCHKKFRKAFLKVLSYRRVVNSVTPR